In the Pseudonocardia sediminis genome, CAGGCCAGACGGACGCGGTAGCGCTGCCCGACCGACAGCTCGGCCAGGAGCCGCGACCGGTCGGTGACGGCACCGAGGTTCTCCAGCGCGAGGTCGACGCGCCGGTCGGCGTCCCACGCGTCCAGCGACTCCGCGGCGTCCAGGGCGGCCGCGTACTCCTCGGCCGCACCCGGTCGTTCCTCGGCGAGTCCCCGGGTGCCGAGGTCGAGCGCCGCCAGGGCGGCGCGGGCGTCGGCGAGCTCGACGTCGACCAGGTCGCCGACGGTGCGACGGCCGCCGGAGTCCATCTCCTGTTCCGCGACGCCGATCGTGCCGATGCGGTGGACGGTCCCGGCGTCCGGGACGAGCGCGCCGGAGAGAACGTGCAGCAACGTCGACTTGCCGCGACCGTTCTCGCCGACGACGCCCCACCGCGAGTGCGGGGTGACGGTCATGTCGACGCCGGCGAGAACCGTCCGGCCGCCGCGGTCGATGCGGACGCCGGTCGCCGTCAGTTGGGCCCGCTCTCCGGCGGGCAGTGGACAGGCAGGGGTGAGTGGCATGGCTCCTCCGAGCAGAGCTCCGCCCCGGAGTGGTCACGAGGGGATGCGGGAGCTCCGCGAGCTGACGGGAGACCCGGAACGGGTCCGTGCAGACGTCAGCGACCCGCGGCCACACGTCGTGCAGGGGCGGGCGCTCGGGTACCGGTCAGAGGTACAGGGGGAGTTGCACGTCGACGACGTTAGCAGCCGGGCCGGCGTGATCCGACTGCTTTCCGCGGCCCGGTCGGCACTGCCACCACTCGTCGACGACGGGCGCAGGTTCCCGCCGCTCGGACGGGTGCAGCTCGGCGTAGCGCTCCGTGAACGACACGGACGATCCGGACATTCGTCGAGACTGCCACCCGGGACGTCGCTCAGGAACGCGCCACCCGGTACTCCTGCTTCCCGTCCCGGTCCCGCACCACGATCCCCAGCGCACGCAGGCGGTCCTGCGCATCACCGACGGCGCCGGACTGCCCGTCCTTCAGTGCCCGGGCCCGGCGTCGGAGCAGTTCGTGGGTGGTCGCGTCGAGGTCGGGATGGCCGTCGACCCAGCGCGTGAACTGCGCGTCGTGCGGGTCGGCGGCACCGCGCCAGGGGTAGCCGAACCGCTCGAAGGCCTCCTGCACCTGCGTCCAGGACAGGTCCGAGGCCTTGTTGCGTGCCAGCTCGGTGGTGCGGGCGTCGAGGAGCACGAGGTCCTTGCCGTCGCGGAAGACGGCGTCCACGCGTTCGCGGGGCAGGTAGTGCTCGGCGCCGTCCTGGGTGAGGCCGACGTGGTCGCGGTCGACCGTCAGGACCAGGCTCTCCTTGATCGCCTGCTGCGCCACGTAGATGCCGGCGGCGACGCCGAGCAACGTCGTCACCAGCACCGCCCATCCGGTCGGGAGCTGCGCCAGGATCCTCAGCGGGCCGGGTGCGGAGTCGACCGTGGACAGCATCCAGCGCACCAGCGGTGCGACCACGAAGCCCAGGCCGAACCCGGCGATCGGCGTGCCGATCCGGAACAGCCACGGCCACACTCCGGGCAGCGCCAGCGTGACGGGCCGGTCGTCGGTGGTCGTCATGGTGTTTCCCCCTCGGTGTCGTGCGGTGCGCTCGTCGCGGGCGGCGTTCGCAGGAAGGCGGTCACGATCCGGTGCAGCATCGGCCGGGGGTCTCGGTCCGGGTCGGCGCTGAGAAAGGCACCGTCGACGATCGACTGGACCCAGCCCGCGGCCTCGGTGGCGTCGAGCGACGGGTCGACGACGCCGGCCGCCCGCCCGCGGTCGATGTGCGCGGCCAGGCCTGCGACGACCAGGTCGTTCGTCTCCATCACCACGCGGTCCAGCTCCGGATCCCGGCCGAACTGGCGGATCAGCTCGACGACCAGGCCCTGCGTGGCCGGATCCTGGATGTCGGTGGCCATCTCGTCGACGATCGCGAGGACGGCGGCGATCGGGTCGGTCACCCCGGCGTGGCGTTCGATCATCGCGCGGGATCCGGCGAGGTCGGCCTCGAAGATCGAGCGGAAGACGGCGCGCTTGTCGGTGAAGTAGTAGAAGACGCTGCCCGAGCTCAGGCCGGTTGCTCGGGCGATGTCGGCTGCCGTCGTGCCCTCGAAACCCTTCGTCGCGAAGAGGCCCGCCGCGGCGTCGCTGATCGCCGTGCGTCGCGCCTCGGTCAGTGCGGGGTCGGTCGTCCGTGCCACGACGGCGAGCGTACCTGATTTACTGATCGATCAGTCAGTTAATTATTGGATACGGCCGCTAGCCTGGGGGAATGGAGCTACGACCGGTGGCCCGGGTGGAGTCCCCGCTGCGCGAGCGCGCGGAGGCGCCGAAGCAGGGCGACGAGGGCGCGCCGGAGGCCTGGCTGGTGTTCGACGCCGACGTCGCCGCGGCGATGGCGGACCTGCGCGCCGGCGACGACGCCCTCGTCCTGACCTGGCTCGACCGCGCCGACCGGAGCGTGCTCACGGTGCGTCCGCGCAGCGACCCGTCGCGGCCGGAGACAGGCGTCTTCAGCACGCGGTCGCCGGACCGGCCGAACCCGATCGGGCTGCATCGGGTGCGGGTGCTGGAGGTCGACGGCCTGCGGGTGCGGGTCGGTGACCTGGAGGCGATCGACGGGACGCCGGTCGTCGACGTCAAGCGGGTGCTGGAGCGTCCCGGCGACCGGTAGCGGTCAGTGCTCGTGCATCCACGGGTGCGGGTCGCGGCCGGCGCCCATCAGGAACTGGTCGCGCCAGGACACGTGGATCTCCGGCGGGGGCAGCGGCAGCGGCTCGCGGAACCATCCGCGCTCGCGCCACCGCTCCGCCTCCGGCTCGGTCCGCTCCCAGAGGATCTGCGACAGGTCCTCGTGCAGCGGGCAGGCCCGCGAGCCGAGGTTCATCGCGATGTCGTGGGCCAGGAACGAGCGCGCCATCGTGAGCTGCCACAGCAGGTCGGCGACGGTCGTGGTGGAGCCGGAGAGGTCCCTCGCCTCGGCGTCGCCGTCGGTGGCCGCGCGGGCGGCGTCGGCGGCGATCCCGGAGCACCGGACGACGGCGGCGTGCGGGTCGTCGCCGAGGGGGTCCTCGTCGGCGGGGCCGGGGTCCTTACCGGCCAGCAGGGCCGGGACCTGCGCGTCCTCACGGGCCAGGCGCAGGATCGCGGCGCGCATCGTCGACGGCGCGTCGTAGCCGGGGATGTCGAGCAGCGCGGGGAGCTGGATGGTCCATCCCTCGGATCGGATCCGTCCGACGACCTCGTTCAGGACCGGCTGGGCCTTCAGGAACAGCTCCGCTTCGCGGATCATCGTTCGTCTCCTTCGGCGACTCTGCAGGGAGGACGTCATCATCGCCGGTCGGAGCGGGGTTCGGAAAGGGGATCTCCGATCAGGGCTCCCGCCGTCGCGCCCGGAACGCGGCCGCCTTGACGCGGTTCTGGCACGCCGTCGAGCAGAAGCGCTTCGTGCCGTTGCGGGAGACGTCGACGAACACCCGGTCGCACTCCGGCGCCGAGCACACCCCGAGCCGGTCGTGCATCGGGTTGCCCAGCACGACCGCCAGCGCGGTGGCCATCGACGCCGCCCAGCTCCGGGCCCAGCCGGCGTCGGCGGCGTGGAAGTGCAGGTGCCAGGGCCCCTCGCCGTGCCGGGCCAGCACCGGGGCGGCGCCCGTCTCGGCGATCAGCGCGTTCACGGTCGCGCAGGCGGCGTCGAGGTCGCCCGCCTCGACCGCGGCGAACACGGTGTGGAGACGGTCGGTCCAGTCGCGTAGCCGGGCGATCTCCTCGTCGGGGACGGCGCGGTGACGGTGACGGTCGCGCGGGGCGAGCACGTCGTCGAGGCCGGAGTGCCCCTCCGCGGTGTAGCGGCGGCCGCGTTCCCAGCCCGGGGTGAGCAGGTTGACCGCGCCCACGGCGGCCGTCACCACGTCACTGGTGTGACTGTCGAAGTCCACTTGACCAGTCACCTCCTCGTCTCTACCGTCGTCACTGCTGAATACCTTAACGACAGTGACGGAGGAGATCGTGGTCGCACCCGCAGCAGAGATCGACCCGCAGGTGGCCGCCGAGTGGATCGGCCGCTGGGACGCCCAGCAGGAGGGCTACGTCGCCGACCGGGAGGAACGGTTCGCGGTGCTCGCCGACGTCGTCGACGCGGCGGTGCGGGACGTCGCGGAGCCCGTCGTCGTCGACCTGGGGTGCGGCCCGGGGTCGCTGGCCGCGCGCCTGTCCGCGCGGATCCCGCACGCCCGGTTCGTCGGCGTCGACGCCGACCCGCTCCTGGTCGGGCTCGCCCGCGCCCACTACGGCGACGTCGCCACCTGGGTGCTCGCCGATCTGGCCGACGACGCGTGGGCCGACGCGCTCCCGCCGACGATCCACGCCGCCGTCTCCACCACGGCCCTGCACTGGATGGACGCCGATCAGCTCGCCGCGCTCTACCGGACCCTCGCCGCCCGCACCGCTCCCGGTGGAGTGTTCGCGAACGGTGACCACCTCGCCCTGGCCGACGGCGGGCTCACCGCGGTCGCCGACGAGGTGCGGGCCGGGCGGGCCGAACGGGCCCGGGTGCGCGACCGCGAGGACTGGCAGGCCTGGTGGGACGGCATCCTGGCCGATCCGCGGCTGGATGCGGTGACGGCCGGGCGGACCCGTGCCGCGTCCGCGCACCCGGAGCCCGACGAGCAGGCGGGGCCCGAGCAGATCGGCCAGGCCCAGCACCACCACGGCAGCAACCGGCTCTCGGTCACCGACCACGCCGATCTGCTGCGTGCCGCCGGGTACGCCGCGGCCGGCCCGGTCTGGCAGTCGGGTGAGGACCACGTGCTGGTCGGACTGCGCTGACCACCCGCGGTCTGGGGGGATCAG is a window encoding:
- a CDS encoding TetR/AcrR family transcriptional regulator, producing MARTTDPALTEARRTAISDAAAGLFATKGFEGTTAADIARATGLSSGSVFYYFTDKRAVFRSIFEADLAGSRAMIERHAGVTDPIAAVLAIVDEMATDIQDPATQGLVVELIRQFGRDPELDRVVMETNDLVVAGLAAHIDRGRAAGVVDPSLDATEAAGWVQSIVDGAFLSADPDRDPRPMLHRIVTAFLRTPPATSAPHDTEGETP
- the tsaA gene encoding tRNA (N6-threonylcarbamoyladenosine(37)-N6)-methyltransferase TrmO, with translation MELRPVARVESPLRERAEAPKQGDEGAPEAWLVFDADVAAAMADLRAGDDALVLTWLDRADRSVLTVRPRSDPSRPETGVFSTRSPDRPNPIGLHRVRVLEVDGLRVRVGDLEAIDGTPVVDVKRVLERPGDR
- a CDS encoding class I SAM-dependent methyltransferase, which gives rise to MTEEIVVAPAAEIDPQVAAEWIGRWDAQQEGYVADREERFAVLADVVDAAVRDVAEPVVVDLGCGPGSLAARLSARIPHARFVGVDADPLLVGLARAHYGDVATWVLADLADDAWADALPPTIHAAVSTTALHWMDADQLAALYRTLAARTAPGGVFANGDHLALADGGLTAVADEVRAGRAERARVRDREDWQAWWDGILADPRLDAVTAGRTRAASAHPEPDEQAGPEQIGQAQHHHGSNRLSVTDHADLLRAAGYAAAGPVWQSGEDHVLVGLR
- a CDS encoding CGNR zinc finger domain-containing protein, translating into MDFDSHTSDVVTAAVGAVNLLTPGWERGRRYTAEGHSGLDDVLAPRDRHRHRAVPDEEIARLRDWTDRLHTVFAAVEAGDLDAACATVNALIAETGAAPVLARHGEGPWHLHFHAADAGWARSWAASMATALAVVLGNPMHDRLGVCSAPECDRVFVDVSRNGTKRFCSTACQNRVKAAAFRARRREP
- a CDS encoding YqeB family protein produces the protein MTTTDDRPVTLALPGVWPWLFRIGTPIAGFGLGFVVAPLVRWMLSTVDSAPGPLRILAQLPTGWAVLVTTLLGVAAGIYVAQQAIKESLVLTVDRDHVGLTQDGAEHYLPRERVDAVFRDGKDLVLLDARTTELARNKASDLSWTQVQEAFERFGYPWRGAADPHDAQFTRWVDGHPDLDATTHELLRRRARALKDGQSGAVGDAQDRLRALGIVVRDRDGKQEYRVARS